Proteins from one Pelorhabdus rhamnosifermentans genomic window:
- a CDS encoding DegT/DnrJ/EryC1/StrS family aminotransferase, whose protein sequence is MGSAKIYLSSPHMSDEGYEKVYVREAFDTNWIAPLGKNVNEFEKEFSAKLGAKCAAALSSGTAAIHMALKAVGVGQDQERIDRHNRDIVFCPSMTFSATANPIIYQNAVPVFIDSDEESWNMSPVALEKAFQKYEGKVKAVLVAHLYGLSADLDKILALCNHYHVPLIEDAAESLGTLYKGKYTGTFGKYGIFSFNGNKIITTSGGGMVVANDPETSEERIAKIRFWATQSRDTARWYQHSELGYNYRMSNVVAGIGRGQLKVLDQRIAEKKNIFAFYQRAFEGLDGIEMMPVNDWNQPNYWLSCITLNGSVTPLDVLRALDEENIESRPIWKPMHLQPYYSECDFISQCESDPVDGELFKNSVCNSVSEKIFKQGVCLPSDTNMNEDDLERVVRIMKKLWR, encoded by the coding sequence ATGGGTTCAGCTAAAATTTATCTTTCATCACCGCATATGAGTGATGAAGGGTATGAAAAGGTTTATGTCAGAGAGGCTTTTGACACGAATTGGATTGCCCCCCTTGGCAAGAACGTGAATGAGTTTGAAAAAGAATTCTCAGCAAAATTAGGCGCAAAGTGTGCGGCGGCACTGTCTTCTGGAACAGCTGCCATTCATATGGCGCTGAAAGCAGTGGGTGTAGGTCAAGACCAGGAAAGGATTGATCGTCACAACCGAGATATTGTGTTTTGTCCTTCCATGACTTTTTCAGCTACGGCAAATCCGATTATCTATCAGAATGCCGTACCTGTTTTTATTGATTCCGATGAGGAATCGTGGAATATGTCACCTGTCGCGCTAGAAAAGGCGTTTCAGAAATATGAGGGAAAGGTCAAGGCCGTATTAGTCGCTCATCTCTATGGTTTATCAGCTGATTTAGATAAGATATTGGCGTTGTGTAATCACTATCATGTTCCTTTGATTGAAGATGCTGCTGAATCGTTAGGTACGTTATATAAAGGAAAATACACGGGAACTTTTGGAAAATACGGCATATTTAGTTTCAATGGCAATAAAATTATCACAACATCTGGTGGGGGCATGGTTGTAGCGAACGATCCGGAAACGTCCGAAGAGCGCATTGCTAAAATACGTTTCTGGGCTACTCAGAGTAGAGATACAGCCCGGTGGTATCAGCATAGTGAGCTTGGCTACAATTATCGGATGTCAAACGTTGTGGCAGGCATTGGCCGAGGACAATTGAAAGTTTTAGATCAGAGAATAGCAGAAAAGAAAAACATTTTTGCCTTTTATCAGCGGGCGTTTGAAGGATTAGACGGCATTGAAATGATGCCTGTAAATGATTGGAATCAGCCCAATTATTGGCTTTCTTGCATTACGCTGAATGGATCGGTGACGCCGCTCGATGTGTTGCGGGCTTTAGATGAAGAAAATATTGAATCACGTCCGATTTGGAAGCCGATGCATCTTCAACCTTACTATAGTGAGTGTGATTTTATTAGTCAGTGTGAGAGTGATCCTGTCGATGGCGAGCTTTTTAAGAATAGTGTATGTAATAGTGTTAGTGAGAAGATTTTTAAGCAAGGTGTATGTTTGCCAAGCGACACGAATATGAATGAAGATGATTTGGAAAGGGTCGTTAGGATCATGAAGAAGTTGTGGAGATGA
- a CDS encoding sugar transferase, whose amino-acid sequence MDFVLSLCSILVLSPVILIIAFFVRVKLGSPVFFKQQRPGVHEKIFKMVKFRTMTDERGEDGKLLADEKRLNRFGKLLRSTSLDELPELINILKGDMSIVGPRPLLVQYLPLYDEYQRHRHDVRPGLTGYAQIHGRNAISWEEKFALDVEYTQSITFLGDWKIIIKTVIKVFKREGINSGRAATMEAFRGRENKGKQSIDL is encoded by the coding sequence ATGGATTTTGTATTGTCACTATGTTCGATCCTAGTTCTATCGCCTGTAATACTTATTATCGCTTTTTTTGTCCGAGTTAAATTAGGTAGTCCAGTATTTTTTAAGCAACAGCGACCAGGGGTACATGAGAAGATATTTAAGATGGTTAAATTTAGAACAATGACAGACGAAAGAGGCGAGGATGGAAAACTGCTTGCTGATGAAAAACGTTTGAATCGTTTCGGTAAGCTATTACGCTCTACATCATTAGATGAACTGCCGGAGCTCATCAACATCTTAAAAGGTGATATGAGTATTGTGGGACCGAGGCCATTATTGGTTCAATATTTACCCTTGTACGATGAATACCAAAGACATCGACATGATGTGAGGCCTGGGCTTACCGGATATGCACAGATTCATGGGCGAAATGCGATTAGCTGGGAAGAGAAGTTCGCATTGGACGTGGAATATACGCAGAGCATAACCTTTCTGGGTGACTGGAAGATCATCATCAAAACAGTGATCAAGGTGTTTAAACGGGAAGGAATCAATTCTGGGCGGGCTGCTACGATGGAAGCGTTTCGCGGTAGAGAGAATAAAGGAAAACAGTCAATAGATTTATAG
- a CDS encoding acetyltransferase, which produces MLQKLVIIGAGGFGREVQWLVERMNQQEKTWNLMGYIDDGMEKGTIINGLPVLGSINDLIKVEEKVAVACAIGTSATRKKVLDRLKNNSQMEFPNLIDPSVLVSGLVCLGKGIIICAGSVLTVNITLEDFVIINLDCTIGHDSKLSRFVTLYPSVNISGNVFVGEETELGTGTQIIQGMKVLNNSIVGAGAVVVKDIPSKCTAVGSPAKPIRFYE; this is translated from the coding sequence ATGTTGCAAAAATTAGTCATCATCGGAGCCGGAGGTTTTGGTCGCGAAGTTCAGTGGCTCGTAGAAAGAATGAATCAGCAAGAGAAAACATGGAATTTAATGGGATATATAGATGACGGAATGGAGAAGGGAACGATTATTAATGGCCTTCCGGTTTTAGGAAGTATCAATGACTTAATAAAAGTTGAAGAGAAAGTGGCAGTTGCTTGTGCAATCGGTACTTCTGCAACAAGAAAAAAAGTACTTGACCGTTTAAAGAATAACAGCCAAATGGAGTTTCCTAACTTAATTGATCCGAGTGTTTTGGTATCCGGTTTAGTTTGTTTGGGGAAGGGGATTATCATTTGTGCCGGCAGTGTCCTTACTGTAAATATAACATTGGAGGATTTCGTAATTATCAATTTGGATTGTACCATTGGGCATGATTCGAAATTAAGTAGGTTTGTTACGTTGTATCCCAGCGTAAATATTTCAGGAAACGTCTTTGTCGGTGAGGAAACGGAGTTAGGAACGGGTACGCAAATTATACAAGGAATGAAGGTTTTGAATAATAGTATTGTTGGGGCAGGGGCGGTTGTCGTAAAAGACATACCTTCTAAATGTACAGCCGTAGGCAGTCCCGCTAAACCAATAAGATTTTATGAATAG